A single region of the Mechercharimyces sp. CAU 1602 genome encodes:
- a CDS encoding 5' nucleotidase, NT5C type, with protein MKIGIDIDGTIKHTQEAAVKVYNKELQKEVRPEDIREFHLDKAYGLTAKEGKAMWRRMEHIIYSIGHPLIDAAPILHDFRNRGHEIFFITARPDMKNITEITKKWLNENDFPYDGKNLYMGSQNKGKIAVDLGIDLFFEDAPYHLDCLVKNGIKTVVVHANYNEDYAHDLLRIREWKEAIPIVEEMEKEKA; from the coding sequence TTGAAAATTGGAATTGATATTGATGGTACCATCAAACATACGCAAGAAGCTGCCGTAAAAGTGTACAACAAAGAATTACAAAAGGAGGTTCGTCCCGAAGATATCCGTGAATTCCACCTAGATAAAGCATATGGACTTACAGCCAAAGAAGGAAAGGCGATGTGGCGCCGGATGGAACACATCATTTATTCGATTGGGCACCCATTAATCGATGCGGCTCCGATTTTACACGATTTTCGTAACCGAGGACATGAGATTTTCTTTATCACCGCTCGTCCTGATATGAAAAATATTACAGAAATAACAAAGAAATGGTTAAATGAGAACGACTTCCCTTATGATGGGAAAAATTTATATATGGGTTCGCAAAATAAAGGGAAGATCGCTGTGGATTTAGGGATTGATCTCTTTTTTGAGGATGCACCGTATCACCTAGACTGTTTAGTTAAGAATGGTATTAAAACGGTTGTTGTTCACGCCAATTACAACGAAGATTATGCTCATGATCTGTTACGCATTCGTGAGTGGAAGGAAGCGATTC